In Camelina sativa cultivar DH55 chromosome 13, Cs, whole genome shotgun sequence, the genomic window TAACCCTCTTCCAGGTTGCTTGTGCGNACGGCCAGAAGAGTATGACTGCATTCCACGAAGAGTTCCCAAACGTTTTCTTTCACTCTACATTGGCCACCGAGGAAGAGCTTTCGACTATTAAACCTTACCAGAACAGATTAGCTGCTCTTGATTACAATTTAGCACTCGAAAGCGATGTTTTTGCTTATACTTATGATGGAAACATGGCGAAAGCGGTTCAGGGTCACCGGAGATTCGAAGAGTTTAGAAAAACGATCAATCCCGATAGGTACGGTATATCTAACTTGCGTGAAAAGAAACCCTTTTCCGTACTTAAGACTGACATTTTAGGGTGGGTTTTTCAGGCACAGGTTCGTGAGATTGATTGATAGGCTCGATGCGGGACTTATATCGTGGAAAGATTTCTCGTCGAAGGTTAAGAAACTGCATCAGAATAGAGTAGGAGCACCGTATCTTAGGCGGCCAGGAAAGGCAGGCCCAAAGTTGGAGGAGAATTTCTATGCTAACCCTCTTCCAGGTTGCTTGTGCGATACGTCTGAGGAGCAAACCGGCCTTAACCGGTTTGAAAGACCAAGTATACGAGCACAATCTCTGAGATAAAAGGGTAGAACGATTTTTATTCATTGCATTATACGCACATGCACAACGGGAACacacaagttttgatttttcttttctgttcaattgtagattagggtttttttatttaagtattCTAACTGTAGTAGGAAATTAGAGAGAAATATAAGCAAGATTTGTAAACTCAGCTACCAAATACGAATCATTGCTTATACAAACATGAGTACATTCATTTTAACCCACTTAATTAGAAGCAATGACTTCGAAAAATTAAATTCGAAATCTGCTTACAGCAATGATGAATCTCTAGATTGAGAGGAAGGGGACCACGGGAGACACTACACATTCCACTGTTACTCTCCTCTCACTTTCTTATCGGTCAAGACAGAGAAAAGACACAGAGAAAGATGTCTGAAAGTGGCAACTGATTATAAATGCATTTTGTAGAATTCACGAGAATccctttgctttcttttttggaacaaaCTCTCTCCTACTTCAATACCTTCACGTCTCCTTTTGTGTCCTCAAATgagtaagaaaacaaagaagaagaagaagacaatttaacattaatcaagattttttaattaatacatatattgtAAGATTCTAACATGTGAAAACTTATCTCACCAATTCTgcaactaacaaaaaaaacaaacagaagaagatggagaaggacACCAGAATTTAcattacaaacaacaaagacaaaaacaacattCTAAAAAAAGACCACCAAACTCTTTATCATACTGATACTacttcttcccttcttcttcagcaGCATCTGTTTTCATCACAACGATATCAGATTTTTCATTAGCACATTCCTCAGGAACTATCGCCATTGACTGCCTATTACCGCATATCGTCCAAAGGTATAACGCTAACATCGCTCCTAAAGTTCCACAAACCGCACCTAAAACCAATGCACCAAGCATTCTCCATATACATCTGCTTTTACCCTTAACTTCCACCGTCTTCTCCCCCTCCTTAACAGTCTTGGAAACTTCATCTGGATCAAGCGGCTGTGAGTGAATCCTCATCGAAGGATGTCTCAGTTTAAAGCTCCATGAATGGAGATAATGTGGCCTAGAAGAGTTCCCGTTTGCAGAGGTTAAACCAACCACGAACTTCCCATCTCTCCATATCTTAGCCAAGTCTACTGAGTAAGAGACAAATGGATCGATCGGCTTCAAGGCAGTAGATAGACTCACACGAACCTCTATTCTCTTTGAACTCGCCTCATAATCAATCCAACAATTCAATTTCTTCTCTCCATTGAATTGGTCACCTAAAGATGATAACTTTCTAATTTTACCAGATTCAGGTTTACCAACTAAGATCCCTACACGATTCCCTTTCTTGGAGATACCAAACGCAACAGCAACAACCTTGTGTTGCAATAAGAACCCTAGACCAGATGAACTACTGTTATTACCCTTTCTACCAAACGACCTAAGATCCAAACCAGTTGGAACCATTACGAAAGCCAGGACAGCACCAATCTCATTAGCCATCAAAAACGAGAAACTAGTCGAGAATGATCCGGaaaagtttctctctttaccTTGAAACAGTCTGATGGGTTGCTTGTAAACGACTCGCCCTTCACTTCGACTCACTGAGTCAGTCAATTGAATCGATGGACCGCCATCAACAAGCTTCGAATCTCCAAACAGAGCAACGTTCTCGTCGAAGCTTGGAGATTTCACAAACCCATTAAACAAAAACGAGGGATTTGCATCTGCAGCAGCCATTGTTTGGTAAATCTCGAAGCAGCATAAAACGAACAGaaaacctagggttttgagCACCGCCATAGCTGAAATTGGGATTGAGCTTCAAGAAATCAAAGTGAAGGAGCTCtctgtgtttcttcttcttcttcttctttctagaTGGAATATTTAGGATTCTTGAATGAGTTCCAGTTTTcaagaatttagggtttttatttttaattgaagtGTGTGGATTTTGgttgaagaggaggagaagggaaTTAAATAAGAATTAAAGTCATCTTCTTTGGAGGAACCTTGATTCGCTCTCAAACACACTCTCAGTGGTTTGCTGAGTAaggtaaaaaactaaaaaaaataaaaactcaattaATGCGATCTCTGTTCTTATACCCACTTCTTTTATCTTCTCTCTTTCGTAGCCCCCATGTTCTAGATTGTGACATTTTAGCCCCACTctctctattttaaaaaaaaaactaaaatctaatcAATAGGTGTAAAGACAATTGTTAAATCAAAACATCGTATTCGAGAATTATGATGTTACAATAAGATTAGGTcataaccttttttattttggatagTGCAAAAGAAATCAGATTTATTGTCCattgaaaaaaggaaatagaaaaaatgTGGGGTTTAAGATAATTAAGGTGAAATTGTTGgcggaaagaagaagatggaatctAAAAAAGGATCTCGTATCCTCTCTTATTATTTTAGTGGGTTAATTAGTGGACAACCAttgattatgtttatgttaccgaatttatttatttcaaaatgctttataagttcaaaattaagaatGACAACCAttgattatgtttatgttaccgaatttatttatttcaaaatgctttataagttcaaaattaagaatGACAACCAttgattatgtttatgttaccgaatttatttatttcaaaatgcTTTATAGgttcaaaattaagaatttaaagaacaaaaaagataaaatgaaaTGCCCATAAATATAACAACATGCTAGTGGCTTTGTCCGTCGTTGAGT contains:
- the LOC104734197 gene encoding L-type lectin-domain containing receptor kinase IV.2-like; this encodes MAVLKTLGFLFVLCCFEIYQTMAAADANPSFLFNGFVKSPSFDENVALFGDSKLVDGGPSIQLTDSVSRSEGRVVYKQPIRLFQGKERNFSGSFSTSFSFLMANEIGAVLAFVMVPTGLDLRSFGRKGNNSSSSGLGFLLQHKVVAVAFGISKKGNRVGILVGKPESGKIRKLSSLGDQFNGEKKLNCWIDYEASSKRIEVRVSLSTALKPIDPFVSYSVDLAKIWRDGKFVVGLTSANGNSSRPHYLHSWSFKLRHPSMRIHSQPLDPDEVSKTVKEGEKTVEVKGKSRCIWRMLGALVLGAVCGTLGAMLALYLWTICGNRQSMAIVPEECANEKSDIVVMKTDAAEEEGKK